A section of the Desulfuromonas acetoxidans DSM 684 genome encodes:
- a CDS encoding Mor transcription activator family protein yields the protein MAKKRPGVEFLLKMATTIQRELEGVGIKSKEAREAALKAVEVVRQDNGGTEVYIPKGMALTLSQRDWELWNEFDGSNHSFLARKYKLTIRQIYRIVERCREEGVWGG from the coding sequence ATGGCAAAGAAAAGACCTGGTGTTGAATTTTTGCTCAAGATGGCAACGACTATTCAAAGAGAGTTGGAAGGAGTCGGGATCAAATCGAAAGAGGCTCGTGAGGCAGCCCTGAAGGCTGTTGAGGTGGTTCGACAGGATAATGGCGGTACAGAAGTTTATATTCCAAAAGGAATGGCCTTAACTCTCAGCCAGAGAGATTGGGAACTATGGAATGAATTCGATGGTTCAAATCATAGTTTTCTAGCCAGGAAATATAAACTTACGATTCGACAAATTTATCGGATTGTTGAGCGCTGCAGAGAAGAAGGTGTTTGGGGCGGCTAG